The genomic interval CGGTAAATTAGGGTGTGTGATCAAATCGATTGCACACCTTTTTTTTACCAATTATTCAGCAACTCCCGATCTTTGAAAAACCTCAATTATCACCATGATAACTGGTTTTGAATAACACTAAGGGTTTAAAATATGATCTATTTTTTCCAAAAGAGCTGCATTCATTTCCGGCGTGTACCCCTGAGAGATATATGAAACCTGTCCCAGGCGGTTTATGTAGACAGTATAGGGAAGAGCTCTTGTGAATTCGTATCTCCGGGCGACAATACCTAAGCGGTCATGAATTACCGGGCCGGTTAGCTTAAGTGTCTCAACCATCTCTCTTTGTTCATCACCATACGAATTATCAACAGATATGTAGACGATTCTCAATCCCTCATCATACAGTGAATCTGTTACAGACTGGAGAAAAGGAAGCTCCAGCCAACACGGTGCACACCAGGTGGCAAAAAATGCCACGATCACTGCATGTTCTCTCTCAGACTCAAGCCAGGCATCCATGTAAAAACGCTCCATCTCTTTATCATTCTGATTGGGTAAGCGAAATATTGGAGCAGAACGCCCAATTAAATCAGAAGATTGCACAGTGAAAAAAAACACCGAAAGAAAAAGTATACTACTAATGCCTTTAAAGCCGAAAACAGTCCCGTTCATGGCTGGATCTCCAAATGATGAGGTTTAACGAGAGTAATTGTACATTGCTTTGGATTAATTGGCAACATACACAATGCCATTTCAGTAATGTTTATTCTATACATTTTATACCTTATGCGAAAATAGTTAATTCCTAAAAAATTGCACACTACACTTTTATTCAGGGTAAACAATCTCCATCTTTAACCCATACTCATCGGTCTCTCTGTTTTCAGGCACAGACCTGATGTTCTTGTTTTCTAAAAATGCAGTCAGTGCAAGGACCATTGAATCCAGTATATCATCCAAAAAAAGTTTCCCACGATATGATTCTGCCGCATACTCCACTATTTCATGAGAATCGTGATATAATGCGCTAAGTATATCCATTCTTTCGATATGCCCCGCTTCTGTTTTTTTATTATGTACAAGGTCTCTTTTAGCCAGTTTCTTAAAACACAGTTCGGGGTGAGATTCTCTTAGTACTTCCCGCGCAGCTTTTGCTGTTTGCAGGAAATTATCAGCTTCCCTGATCTTTGGCACAATGTTCCAGCTCTGTTTGGAAAGCCCCTTGCCGGTGTACTTTTTATTTATACGGTTTGCATCGGTGTAATCACTACAATACAGAGCTTTCCTGCAGGGTACATTAAACACTGCTGATGCCCTTTTGCCTCCAAGCATTTTTCTGGCTAACACATCACATGACCTCTGTTTACCTCTGCATCCGACGATACCAACCGGTATGTCTATAAGCAGAAGAGATGAATCACTCCGTTCACTCCAAAGTGAGAAAAGATTGGGATACAGTTTAGCCGACCAGCAATTCTGCTCATCAATAAAAACTGAAAACCAACCACTTCTGCAACCATCTATTCCACCATACACTTTCCTCAAAAGGCAATCCCCTTGCATAAGCTACCAAAAATTTTGCGCTATTCGAATCCGGTAAAAAAATAGTGTATTAAAGCTGGATAAGAAACATTCTGATTGTTTTTCCGTTTTTTTTCATTATATTAATTGTAACATCCTGAAAAATACGTTTTCTTCAGATCGCAAAAGCAGACCCTATGCTTAAGAGTTTAACAGTTGTTTTGCTCCTGTTAGTATCTATTACCCGGGTATAATATTCAAACCGACACTTTCCCCCCGTCATATGATCCGCCCGGCGGACTTCCGGTTGACAGTGTCCCGCTCTTCATCGTTCTTGGTTTTGATGACAATCGCTATGTTGATGGAATGGAGTGGACACTTGACCTTCTTGATGGTAAGACCAACCCCCCGGGAACCGGAAACTCAGCGACCTTTGATGGCGAACCGATCAGGGCGGTATTCTATCATACCTCAGGTGCTCTCGACCAGGGTGGTCAAGAGCTTTTAGAGACATGGAAAAGAGCTTATGAGAGCGGACATGGCGTGGGCAATCACACTGTGACCCATAATACTACCAGAGCTCTAACCCTCCAGCAATGGAAAGATGAAATTTCCGGCTGCGCAGAAGCTCTTTCAAGTGCACTGGGTATCCCCACATCAGAAATTGCCGGTTTCAGAACTCCTTATCTTGATTTCA from Chitinispirillum alkaliphilum carries:
- a CDS encoding thioredoxin family protein is translated as MDAWLESEREHAVIVAFFATWCAPCWLELPFLQSVTDSLYDEGLRIVYISVDNSYGDEQREMVETLKLTGPVIHDRLGIVARRYEFTRALPYTVYINRLGQVSYISQGYTPEMNAALLEKIDHILNP